One stretch of Tepiditoga spiralis DNA includes these proteins:
- a CDS encoding AAA family ATPase, which translates to MKKVPYGLQNFEDLILENYYYVDKTKYIEVLENMPEKYISFLRPRKFGKSLWLDTMSKYYDVKYSNEFDTIFKDLYIQKHSTPKKNSYHILEFNFSGLNTDSKEVLKYGFKNKVFNSLNFFIKHYNLKIKLNTDLKEPADLLSNFINQYKEQNLKIKIYLLIDEYDHFANELLSFKLDEFKNIVSKTGFVRKFYEVIKEGTRSVIDRLFITGVAPITLDSLTSGFNISKNMSTTLELNEMMGFTESEVKDILKEYQINDDILQDMKFSYNGYMFNKRASQKVYNSDMVLYFISEYNREKRKPEDVIDMNIASDYKKIQNLFKLGEVVGINNIDNEKEAIGNLLNEILMTDKTEIEELTRAFNLERKMEIDDVKTLLFYLGFLTIESKGFVMNLKIPNYSIKKIYSEYFLEMIKTRAKNYIDTGKIKIAIRKLLVDGNINSLANEIEDVLKKLSDRDFQSFSEKHIKMLLFSYLILTPWAYVKSEYPVEGGYIDLAMFKRYEEVPYNAIIELKYIKKKDYTEKVYQEKIKEAVNQIKRYEKTINKEFNGPLKKVVMVFVGRELKYLDEVE; encoded by the coding sequence ATGAAAAAAGTGCCATATGGACTTCAAAATTTTGAAGATTTAATATTAGAAAATTATTATTATGTAGATAAAACTAAGTATATAGAAGTACTTGAAAATATGCCTGAAAAGTATATATCATTTTTAAGGCCAAGAAAGTTTGGAAAAAGTTTGTGGCTCGACACTATGAGTAAATACTATGATGTTAAGTATTCAAATGAGTTTGATACTATCTTTAAAGACTTGTATATACAAAAACATTCAACACCTAAAAAAAATAGTTATCATATTTTAGAGTTTAATTTTTCTGGTTTAAATACAGATAGTAAAGAAGTATTAAAGTATGGATTTAAAAATAAGGTTTTTAATAGTTTAAATTTTTTTATTAAACATTATAATTTAAAAATAAAATTAAATACAGATTTAAAAGAACCTGCTGATTTATTGAGTAATTTTATAAATCAGTACAAAGAACAAAACTTAAAAATAAAAATCTACTTATTAATAGACGAATACGATCACTTTGCAAATGAACTTTTGAGTTTTAAACTCGATGAATTTAAAAATATCGTTAGTAAAACAGGATTTGTTAGAAAGTTTTATGAAGTCATAAAAGAAGGAACACGATCTGTTATAGACAGACTATTCATAACAGGAGTAGCGCCAATAACCTTAGATAGTTTAACGAGTGGATTCAACATCTCAAAAAACATGTCAACAACCTTAGAATTAAATGAAATGATGGGATTCACTGAAAGCGAAGTCAAAGATATTCTCAAAGAGTATCAAATAAATGATGATATTTTGCAAGACATGAAGTTTAGCTACAATGGATACATGTTCAATAAACGTGCAAGTCAAAAGGTTTACAACAGCGATATGGTCTTATACTTCATTTCTGAATACAATAGAGAAAAAAGAAAACCAGAAGATGTAATAGATATGAACATAGCAAGTGACTATAAAAAAATACAAAATTTATTTAAACTTGGTGAAGTTGTTGGAATAAATAATATAGATAATGAAAAAGAAGCAATAGGAAACCTTTTAAATGAAATATTGATGACAGATAAAACAGAAATAGAAGAGTTAACAAGAGCATTTAACCTTGAAAGAAAAATGGAAATAGACGATGTTAAAACCTTACTCTTTTATTTAGGTTTTTTAACAATAGAATCAAAAGGATTTGTAATGAACTTAAAGATACCAAACTATTCAATAAAAAAGATATACTCAGAATACTTCTTAGAAATGATAAAAACAAGAGCAAAAAACTATATAGATACAGGAAAGATAAAGATAGCAATAAGAAAGTTATTAGTAGATGGAAATATAAACTCGTTGGCAAATGAAATAGAAGATGTATTAAAAAAACTATCAGACAGAGACTTTCAAAGCTTTAGTGAAAAGCACATAAAGATGCTACTGTTTAGTTATTTAATCTTAACCCCCTGGGCATACGTTAAAAGTGAGTATCCAGTAGAAGGAGGATACATAGACTTAGCAATGTTTAAAAGATACGAAGAAGTGCCATACAATGCAATAATAGAGTTAAAATACATAAAAAAGAAAGACTATACAGAAAAAGTATATCAAGAAAAGATAAAAGAAGCAGTAAATCAAATAAAGAGATATGAAAAAACCATAAACAAAGAGTTTAATGGACCATTAAAAAAAGTAGTGATGGTCTTTGTTGGTAGAGAGTTAAAGTATCTTGATGAAGTTGAATAA
- a CDS encoding AAA family ATPase has translation MKKVPYGLQNFEDLILENYYYVDKTKYIEVLENMPEKYISFLRPRKFGKSLWLDTISKYYDVKYSDKFDTIFKDLYIQKHPTPKKSSYHILEFNFSGLNTDSKEELKYGFKDEIYEKLDTFIYKYNLNITLDKSKNEPSELFREFINKYNKQNLKTKIYLLIDEYDHFANELLSFKLDEFKNIVSKTGFVRKFYEVIKEGTRSVIDRLFITGVAPITLDSLTSGFNISKNMSTTLELNEMMGFTESEVKDILKEYQINDDILQDMKFSYNGYMFNERASKKIYNSDMVLYFISEYNREKRKPKDVIDMNIASDYKKIQNLFKLGEVVGINNIDNEKEAIGNLLNEILMTDKTEIEELTRAFNLERKMEIDDVKTLLFYLGFLTIESKGFVMNLKIPNYSIKKIYSEYFLEMIKTRAKNYIDTGKIKIAIRKLLVDGNINSLASEIEDVLKKLSDRDFQSFSEKHIKMLLFSYLILTPWAYVKSEYPVEGGYIDLAMFKRYEEVPYNAIIELKYIKKKDYTEKVYQEKIKEAVNQIKRYEKTINKEFNGPLKKVVMVFVGRELKYLDEVD, from the coding sequence ATGAAAAAAGTGCCATATGGACTTCAAAATTTTGAAGATTTAATATTGGAAAATTATTATTATGTAGATAAAACTAAATATATAGAAGTATTAGAAAATATGCCTGAAAAATATATATCATTTTTAAGACCAAGAAAGTTTGGTAAGAGTTTGTGGCTAGATACTATAAGTAAATACTATGATGTTAAATATTCAGATAAGTTTGATACTATCTTTAAAGATTTGTACATTCAAAAACATCCAACACCTAAAAAGAGTAGTTATCATATTTTAGAGTTTAATTTTTCTGGATTGAATACAGACAGTAAAGAAGAGTTGAAGTATGGATTTAAAGATGAAATTTATGAAAAATTAGATACTTTTATATATAAGTACAACTTAAATATTACATTAGACAAAAGTAAAAATGAACCTTCAGAACTTTTTAGAGAGTTTATAAACAAGTATAATAAACAAAACTTAAAAACAAAAATATACTTATTAATAGACGAATACGACCATTTTGCAAATGAACTTTTGAGTTTTAAACTCGATGAATTTAAAAATATCGTTAGTAAAACAGGATTTGTTAGAAAGTTTTATGAAGTAATAAAAGAAGGAACACGATCTGTTATAGACAGACTATTCATAACAGGAGTAGCACCAATAACCTTAGATAGTTTAACGAGTGGATTCAACATCTCAAAAAACATGTCAACAACATTAGAGTTAAATGAAATGATGGGATTCACTGAAAGTGAAGTCAAAGATATTCTCAAAGAGTATCAAATAAATGATGATATTTTACAAGACATGAAGTTCAGCTACAATGGATACATGTTCAATGAACGTGCAAGTAAAAAAATTTACAACAGCGATATGGTCTTATACTTCATTTCTGAATACAACAGAGAAAAGAGAAAACCAAAAGATGTAATAGATATGAACATAGCAAGTGATTATAAAAAAATACAAAATTTATTCAAACTTGGTGAAGTTGTTGGAATAAATAATATAGACAATGAAAAAGAAGCAATAGGAAACCTTTTAAATGAAATATTAATGACAGACAAAACAGAAATAGAAGAGTTAACAAGAGCATTTAACCTTGAAAGAAAGATGGAAATAGACGATGTTAAAACCTTACTCTTTTATTTAGGCTTTTTAACAATAGAATCAAAAGGGTTTGTAATGAACTTAAAAATACCAAACTATTCAATAAAAAAGATATACTCAGAATACTTCTTAGAAATGATAAAAACAAGAGCAAAAAACTATATAGATACAGGAAAGATAAAGATAGCAATAAGAAAGTTGTTAGTAGATGGAAATATAAACTCGTTAGCAAGTGAAATAGAAGATGTATTAAAAAAACTATCAGACAGAGACTTTCAAAGCTTTAGTGAAAAGCACATAAAGATGCTACTGTTTAGTTATTTAATCTTAACACCATGGGCATACGTTAAAAGTGAGTATCCAGTAGAAGGAGGATACATAGACTTAGCAATGTTTAAAAGATACGAAGAAGTACCATACAATGCAATAATAGAGTTAAAATACATAAAGAAAAAAGATTATACAGAAAAAGTATATCAAGAAAAGATAAAAGAAGCAGTAAATCAAATAAAGAGATATGAAAAAACTATAAACAAAGAGTTCAATGGACCATTAAAAAAAGTAGTGATGGTCTTTGTTGGCAGAGAGTTAAAGTATCTTGATGAAGTTGATTAA
- the purD gene encoding phosphoribosylamine--glycine ligase, translating into MNIMILGSGGREHALAWNFSQSEKVNKIFCVPGNAGTAFENKCENLTLKDTELIDFAKKNVDITFVGPEQPLVDGIVDEFKKNKLKIFGPSKNGAKLEASKGFSKEFMKKYGVQTAKYEIFESYENALEYLKNSKFPIVIKADGLAAGKGVFIAETFKLGKDFLCEIMKKNKFGEAGKKVVIEEFLQGFEASIFALTDGENIKIITSAKDHKKILDGEKGLNTGGMGAICPHPQLTTEILQKFETKIMIPTLNGIKHEDMEYNGVLFFGIIVQSEEPYLLEYNVRFGDPETQAIMPLLETNMLEISEKTIENKIDKLKIKLKNNSSCCIVAVSNGYPETYEKGYKINLKNNIESKIFYAGTSFKDNELITSGGRVLSVVSTEETLEKAIKKAYNDIKEISFEGIYYRKDIGGIS; encoded by the coding sequence ATGAATATAATGATTTTAGGTAGTGGAGGAAGGGAACATGCATTAGCTTGGAATTTTTCACAATCTGAAAAAGTTAATAAAATTTTTTGTGTACCAGGAAATGCTGGGACTGCATTTGAAAACAAATGTGAAAATTTAACTCTTAAAGATACTGAATTAATAGATTTTGCTAAAAAAAATGTAGACATAACCTTTGTAGGACCAGAACAGCCTCTTGTAGATGGAATTGTTGATGAATTTAAAAAAAATAAATTAAAGATATTTGGCCCATCAAAAAATGGAGCTAAACTTGAAGCCAGTAAAGGATTTTCTAAAGAGTTTATGAAAAAGTATGGAGTACAAACTGCAAAGTATGAAATCTTTGAAAGTTATGAAAATGCATTAGAGTACTTAAAAAATTCAAAGTTTCCAATAGTTATAAAAGCAGATGGACTTGCTGCTGGAAAGGGTGTTTTTATTGCTGAAACTTTTAAATTAGGAAAAGATTTTTTATGTGAAATAATGAAAAAAAATAAATTTGGTGAAGCTGGAAAAAAAGTAGTAATAGAAGAGTTTTTACAAGGATTTGAAGCTTCTATTTTTGCCTTAACAGATGGAGAAAATATAAAAATTATAACTTCTGCAAAAGATCATAAAAAAATATTAGATGGTGAAAAAGGTTTAAATACTGGTGGAATGGGTGCAATATGTCCACATCCACAATTAACAACAGAAATTTTACAAAAGTTTGAAACCAAAATAATGATTCCAACATTAAATGGAATAAAACATGAAGATATGGAATACAATGGAGTGTTATTTTTTGGAATTATAGTTCAAAGTGAAGAACCTTATCTTCTTGAATACAATGTTAGATTTGGAGACCCTGAAACTCAAGCAATTATGCCACTTTTAGAAACTAACATGTTGGAAATATCTGAAAAAACTATAGAAAACAAAATTGATAAACTAAAAATAAAACTAAAAAATAATAGTAGTTGTTGTATTGTTGCTGTTTCAAATGGATATCCAGAAACATATGAAAAAGGCTATAAAATAAACCTAAAAAATAATATCGAATCAAAAATATTTTATGCTGGAACTTCTTTTAAAGATAATGAATTAATTACATCTGGGGGTAGAGTTTTATCAGTTGTTTCAACTGAAGAAACACTTGAAAAAGCAATAAAAAAAGCTTATAATGATATAAAAGAAATATCTTTTGAAGGAATATATTACAGAAAAGATATAGGAGGTATATCATGA
- a CDS encoding secondary thiamine-phosphate synthase enzyme YjbQ, with protein sequence MKSYRKELWFNTKNRREFINITPQIEECLRESGIKEGLLLCNAMHITASVFINDDESGLHQDFENWLEKLAPEKPYSQYNHNGFEDNADAHLKRQIMGREVVVAITDGKLDFGPWEQIFYGEFDGKRKKRVLVKIIGE encoded by the coding sequence ATGAAAAGCTACAGAAAAGAACTTTGGTTTAATACTAAAAACAGAAGAGAATTTATAAACATTACTCCTCAAATTGAAGAGTGTTTAAGAGAAAGTGGTATAAAAGAGGGATTATTATTGTGTAATGCAATGCACATAACTGCAAGCGTCTTCATAAATGATGATGAAAGTGGCTTACATCAAGATTTTGAAAATTGGCTTGAAAAATTAGCTCCAGAAAAACCTTACTCTCAATATAATCACAATGGATTTGAAGATAATGCAGATGCACATTTAAAAAGACAAATAATGGGAAGAGAAGTTGTTGTTGCAATAACAGATGGTAAGTTAGATTTTGGTCCTTGGGAACAAATATTTTACGGCGAATTTGATGGAAAAAGAAAAAAAAGAGTTTTAGTTAAAATAATAGGTGAGTAA
- a CDS encoding IS256 family transposase: MGNVLQEIIKEMVRKGEIRTIKDIKELTKSLTGNLIQEVLEAELEDELGYGKYDREKKNTENSRNGYRKKNLKSSSGMIELKVPRDRKGEYEPKIVPKYSNDISEIEEKIISLYARGMTTRDISDQIMDLYGFEVSAELVSKITNKLMPVIKDWQERPLHEIYTFVFLDAIYFNVREDGRIVKKAAYVIIGVDIDGIKDVLGIYVGEVESAKFWMGVLNNLKNRGVKDILVASIDGLSGFEQAINATFPQTMIQRCIIHQIRNTLKYVPHKDRKEFAKDLKTIYTALDEKTGYDNLTNVINKWGDKYYASLRSWEKNWHLLSTFFQFSDGVRKIMYTTNIIESLNRQFRKATKTKSIFPNDDAVLKSLYLTTKNVTKKWTARFHNWNAVISELAILFEDRLKDYL, from the coding sequence ATGGGAAATGTACTACAGGAAATAATAAAGGAAATGGTAAGAAAAGGAGAAATCCGAACAATAAAGGATATAAAGGAATTAACAAAATCACTGACAGGAAATCTGATCCAGGAAGTACTGGAAGCGGAACTCGAAGACGAGCTGGGCTATGGAAAGTATGACAGAGAAAAGAAAAATACAGAAAATTCAAGAAATGGCTACAGGAAGAAGAATTTAAAGAGTAGTAGCGGTATGATAGAATTAAAGGTACCTCGAGACAGGAAGGGAGAATATGAACCCAAAATAGTTCCAAAGTATTCGAATGATATTTCAGAGATAGAGGAAAAAATAATAAGTTTGTACGCAAGAGGAATGACCACCAGGGATATATCTGATCAGATAATGGATTTGTACGGATTTGAAGTATCAGCTGAACTGGTGAGCAAGATAACAAATAAGCTTATGCCAGTAATAAAAGACTGGCAAGAAAGGCCATTACACGAAATATACACCTTCGTTTTCTTGGATGCAATATACTTCAACGTTAGAGAGGACGGAAGGATAGTAAAGAAGGCTGCTTATGTAATAATAGGTGTTGACATAGATGGAATTAAAGATGTGCTCGGGATATATGTTGGTGAAGTAGAAAGTGCCAAGTTTTGGATGGGAGTACTTAACAACCTCAAAAACAGAGGAGTTAAGGACATACTTGTAGCTTCAATAGATGGTCTTTCTGGATTCGAGCAGGCTATAAATGCAACCTTCCCGCAAACTATGATACAAAGGTGCATAATCCACCAGATTAGAAACACCCTGAAATATGTTCCTCACAAGGACAGGAAAGAGTTCGCAAAGGACTTAAAGACAATCTATACAGCACTGGATGAAAAGACAGGCTATGATAATCTAACCAATGTAATAAACAAATGGGGAGACAAGTATTACGCTTCATTGAGGAGCTGGGAGAAAAATTGGCACCTATTATCCACCTTCTTTCAGTTCTCAGACGGGGTAAGGAAGATTATGTACACCACGAACATCATAGAGTCACTTAACAGGCAATTCAGGAAGGCTACCAAGACCAAATCAATATTCCCTAATGACGATGCTGTCCTTAAAAGTTTATACCTTACTACCAAAAACGTGACAAAAAAATGGACAGCACGGTTTCACAACTGGAACGCTGTTATTTCCGAACTGGCCATCCTTTTCGAGGATCGTCTTAAAGACTACCTCTGA
- a CDS encoding uracil-DNA glycosylase, which produces MKTCKWYIVCPMNRYNKLSLVNDEVINQYCKGNWKECIRYQKEEAGIYHEDYMMPDGTINYDLKNK; this is translated from the coding sequence ATGAAAACTTGTAAATGGTATATAGTTTGTCCAATGAACAGATACAACAAACTTAGTTTAGTAAACGATGAAGTTATTAATCAATACTGTAAAGGAAACTGGAAAGAATGTATTAGATATCAAAAAGAAGAAGCAGGAATATATCATGAAGATTATATGATGCCAGATGGTACTATAAATTATGATTTAAAAAACAAATAA
- the purH gene encoding bifunctional phosphoribosylaminoimidazolecarboxamide formyltransferase/IMP cyclohydrolase, translated as MKRALISTYYKDGIIEFSKFLESKGVEILSTGGTYKLLKENEIKVLKVSDITKFPEIMDGRVKTLHPKIHGGILARRGKDEKIMAELNIPQIDMVIVNLYPFFEKVNEGLKLEELIEFIDIGGPTMIRSAAKNFKDVVVITDNNDFELIEKELNDGEISQDTRLKLAAKAFNLTAAYDSAISEYLNNLTGNNFPKYHTISYEKKINLRYGENPHQSAAFYTKTIKNGIFNNFEQLNGKPLSYNNLRDADIAWKVVSSFEEIVCCGLKHNTPCGVAKGNNVYDAYVKAYECDPISIFGGIAASNTKIDAKTAKKMSEIFLEIIMAPEYDEDALEILKKKKNLRVLKMFSKANEKFEGVTVDGGILVQETDKELFNELKTVTETKINSDMMDDLIFAYKVVKFTKSNAIVVVKDGQAIGIGGGQVNRIWAAQQALERAGDGVILASDAFFPFDDVVKEAAKYNIKAIIQPGGSIRDKDSIKACNENKIAMVFTGMRHFKH; from the coding sequence ATGAAAAGAGCATTGATAAGTACCTATTACAAAGATGGAATTATTGAATTTTCAAAATTTTTAGAATCAAAAGGTGTAGAAATACTATCAACTGGTGGAACATATAAATTATTAAAAGAAAATGAGATAAAGGTTTTAAAAGTCAGTGATATTACAAAATTTCCTGAAATAATGGATGGAAGAGTAAAAACGCTTCATCCAAAAATTCATGGAGGAATTCTTGCAAGACGTGGAAAAGATGAAAAAATAATGGCAGAATTAAATATTCCTCAAATAGATATGGTTATTGTTAATTTATATCCTTTTTTTGAAAAGGTGAATGAAGGTTTAAAATTAGAAGAATTAATTGAATTTATAGATATTGGGGGACCAACTATGATAAGGTCCGCTGCAAAAAATTTTAAAGATGTAGTAGTGATTACAGATAACAATGATTTTGAATTAATAGAAAAAGAATTAAATGATGGTGAAATATCTCAAGATACAAGATTAAAATTAGCTGCAAAAGCTTTTAACTTAACTGCTGCATATGATAGTGCAATTTCAGAATATTTAAATAATTTAACAGGAAACAACTTCCCTAAGTATCACACTATATCTTATGAAAAGAAAATAAATTTGAGATATGGAGAAAATCCACATCAATCAGCTGCCTTTTATACAAAAACTATAAAAAATGGAATATTTAATAATTTTGAACAATTAAATGGAAAACCTTTGTCTTATAATAATTTAAGAGATGCTGATATTGCTTGGAAAGTTGTTAGTTCTTTTGAAGAAATTGTTTGTTGTGGATTAAAACACAACACTCCTTGTGGAGTTGCAAAGGGAAATAATGTTTATGATGCATATGTAAAGGCATATGAATGTGATCCAATATCGATTTTCGGCGGAATTGCTGCATCAAACACAAAAATAGATGCTAAAACAGCAAAAAAAATGTCAGAAATCTTTTTAGAAATAATTATGGCACCAGAATATGATGAAGATGCATTAGAAATTTTAAAGAAAAAGAAAAACTTAAGAGTATTAAAGATGTTTTCAAAAGCTAATGAAAAATTTGAAGGAGTTACTGTAGATGGTGGAATTTTAGTTCAAGAAACTGATAAAGAGTTATTCAATGAATTAAAAACCGTTACTGAAACAAAAATAAATTCTGATATGATGGATGATTTAATCTTTGCATATAAAGTAGTAAAATTTACTAAATCAAATGCAATTGTAGTAGTAAAAGATGGACAAGCAATTGGAATTGGCGGTGGACAAGTAAATAGAATATGGGCAGCACAACAAGCTCTTGAAAGAGCAGGAGATGGAGTTATTTTGGCTTCTGATGCATTTTTCCCATTTGATGATGTTGTAAAAGAAGCTGCAAAATACAATATAAAAGCAATAATTCAACCTGGAGGATCTATTAGAGATAAAGATTCTATAAAAGCATGTAATGAAAATAAAATAGCAATGGTATTTACTGGAATGCGCCATTTTAAACATTAG